The nucleotide window TGAAAGGATAGGGAGGAAGAAGACCCTTTCCTACTACCTCCTGCTCTCCGGCCTCGCAGGACTCGGGTTCTACTTTGCCGCCAGCTCCGGAAACGAGGGGGCGATAATAGCGAGCGCGATAGCCTTCAGCTTCTTCAACCTCGGCGCGTGGGGAGCCATCTACGCCTACACACCGGAACTTTACCCGACCGAGGTCAGGGGCACCGGCACAGGGTGGGCCGGAGCGATGGCGAGGATAGGAGGCGGAACCGCACCAATAATCGCAGGAAAAATCATGGAGGTTAGTGGTGCGGCCCTGGCGGTGCTGGTGATAGCCGTGGTGGCGATAATCGGAGCGCTGGACGTGCTGGCCCTGGGAGAGGAGACCATGGGGAGGGAGCTCGCGTGAGCCTCCCCTCTCCACTCTATCCAAACACTCCCAGCGCCGGCCCTATGGTTATCCCCATGCTCAACAGTCCGCCGAGGATTAAAGCTGGAACTGTCTGTCTCCTCTCGATGGCAAAGAGGTAGGCTGCTAGAGAGCCTGTCCAGACGCCAGTTCCCGGCAGGGGGACGGCAACGAAGATTACGAGACCTATGAACCCCCACCTCTCCACGTAAGGATGCGCCTTGATTCTAACGCCCTCAAGGTAGTACAGGTAGAGGGGGGCCACCTTTCTGAGGGGCGTTCCCTCCAGCCAGAGCATGAACCTGTCTATGTACGGCAGAACCGCCGGGAGAACGAAGGAAAGGAGCAGAACACCGAGGGTGGCCGCTAGAAGGGTTCCCCAGAGAGGATACCCCTTCCCGATGCCGTAGACTATCGCGTAGCGCCCCTCAAAAGTCGGAATCAGCGAGAGCAGGAAGACCTCACTGAGATTATTCAACGTCAAACACCCCCAGTTTGAGACCTCTGACTATCCGCCGGTAGTAGGGGAGCCACAGGCTTTCGGTGAGTTCCACGGCCATGCCCGTCCACGGGCCGAGCACCAATGAAAAGAGGACGTCGCTGAACCAGTGCACATGGAGTAGGAGCCTTGAGAGGGCTATGGCCAAAGCCCAGCCCCACCAGAGCGGCCAGAGCTTCTTCCAGCGCCCGGCAAAAAAGTAGGCGAGCACCGCGGCCCTGGCCGTGTGGCCTGAGGGGAAGGCAAAGTAGTCGGCGTTCTTCAGGGATTCTAGCAGGTTCCAGTGAACCTGGGCCTCACCCGGCCGGGGGACGCCGGTCAGAACCTTGAGCAGGCCCACCGCAACCATCGAGGCCACTATTGTAATGCCCACCTCAAGGGTGAAGCGGCTCAGCTTTCCCCGCTTTACAACGTCCCAGGCAATAAATACTAGGATGTAAAGCACAACTGCGGCGAAGCTCCCCGTATCGGTGAGAATGTTAACAAGGGAGCCTCCGTGGGGAAGCGCAGAGTTCGCCCATG belongs to Palaeococcus ferrophilus DSM 13482 and includes:
- a CDS encoding COG2426 family protein; this translates as MNNLSEVFLLSLIPTFEGRYAIVYGIGKGYPLWGTLLAATLGVLLLSFVLPAVLPYIDRFMLWLEGTPLRKVAPLYLYYLEGVRIKAHPYVERWGFIGLVIFVAVPLPGTGVWTGSLAAYLFAIERRQTVPALILGGLLSMGITIGPALGVFG
- a CDS encoding phosphatase PAP2 family protein: MEWLGSFNGANAWANSALPHGGSLVNILTDTGSFAAVVLYILVFIAWDVVKRGKLSRFTLEVGITIVASMVAVGLLKVLTGVPRPGEAQVHWNLLESLKNADYFAFPSGHTARAAVLAYFFAGRWKKLWPLWWGWALAIALSRLLLHVHWFSDVLFSLVLGPWTGMAVELTESLWLPYYRRIVRGLKLGVFDVE